Proteins from one Mucilaginibacter jinjuensis genomic window:
- a CDS encoding acyltransferase family protein, which produces MTSEITGKPPRLLSLDIFRGFTMACMILVNDPGDWGHIYPPLEHSVWNGCTPTDLIFPSFLFMAGVSIVYAMQSKKADTSGHTKLLLHAFRRMVTLIIISLMIQFFYHPSLSHLRFPGVLQRIAVVYFIATWLYLKSTQKTLDWIFAICLIGYYIIMAFIPTPDGHPANLDPETNFGAWLDRTVFTTNHLWRSSKTWDPEGLLGLIPSIGTGLFGMRVGAWLKRTDRDSNTKTAWLFVYGILAIVVGMLWDLFFPINKALWSSSFVLYAGGISTVGLTLAYWFIDVLGHKKLFWPFLVFGTNSISAYILADIVPGLINLIKVTYNGKKTVGMEYIYQTVFAPHFSPVNASLVDALAFVLLIWLLMYPLYVKKIIIKV; this is translated from the coding sequence ATGACTTCAGAAATTACCGGAAAACCGCCGAGGCTGCTTTCACTTGATATTTTTCGTGGCTTTACTATGGCCTGCATGATATTGGTTAATGATCCCGGCGATTGGGGGCATATTTACCCGCCGCTGGAGCATTCGGTATGGAATGGTTGTACACCTACTGATCTGATTTTCCCTTCATTCCTGTTTATGGCAGGTGTATCTATCGTATACGCCATGCAAAGCAAAAAGGCTGATACCAGTGGGCATACTAAGTTATTGTTGCATGCTTTTCGCCGTATGGTTACGCTGATCATCATTAGCTTAATGATCCAGTTTTTTTATCACCCAAGCTTAAGTCACCTGCGTTTCCCGGGTGTATTGCAGCGTATTGCAGTGGTTTACTTTATTGCGACATGGTTGTATTTAAAAAGCACCCAAAAGACACTCGACTGGATCTTCGCTATATGCCTGATTGGCTACTATATTATTATGGCGTTTATTCCAACACCTGATGGGCATCCCGCTAATCTTGATCCCGAAACTAATTTCGGTGCCTGGTTAGATCGAACTGTGTTTACCACCAACCACCTTTGGCGCTCATCAAAAACCTGGGACCCGGAAGGTTTGCTGGGTTTAATTCCATCCATAGGTACAGGCTTGTTCGGGATGCGTGTGGGCGCATGGCTGAAAAGAACTGATCGCGATAGCAATACCAAAACAGCCTGGTTATTTGTTTACGGTATACTAGCTATTGTAGTAGGTATGCTTTGGGATTTGTTTTTCCCTATCAACAAAGCTTTATGGTCGAGCTCGTTTGTGTTATACGCCGGTGGTATTTCTACCGTAGGCTTAACACTGGCTTACTGGTTTATTGATGTACTGGGGCATAAAAAATTATTCTGGCCGTTCTTGGTGTTCGGTACCAATTCAATCAGCGCCTATATCCTGGCAGATATTGTACCGGGGCTCATCAATCTTATTAAAGTTACCTACAACGGTAAAAAAACGGTTGGTATGGAGTATATCTATCAAACTGTGTTTGCACCACATTTTTCGCCGGTTAATGCCTCACTGGTTGATGCCCTTGCGTTTGTATTATTAATATGGCTGCTGATGTACCCGTTATATGTTAAAAAGATCATCATCAAGGTTTAA
- a CDS encoding ROK family protein produces MEIKTKNDRQSGLTDKVLKHFYFNDELSCAEVSEHLDRSIPLVAKSISELVVDGFVVEQGYAQSSGGRRPLKYSIKADALYIVAVAMDQLSVRIGLFNLLNEPVVPVQSHELRLLNNDVALKTLIKYINKFIDSSGIAKEKIAGIGIGMPGFINISEGINYTYLDAGGKNLREYIGEATDLPVFIDNDSSLIALAEQRFGAAKAQKEVMVINLGWGIGLGMIINGKLFRGHDGFAGELSHIPLSEDGALCSCGKQGCLEAEASMLAVAEKAIAGIKEGKISSLQHIVEDHDKLAGDAIMDAANNGDHFAIDLLSEAGYKIGKALAILTHIMNPQTIVLSGRGARVGKILLAPIQQAMNKYCIPRLVSNTRLKVSELGFDAELVGAAVLVMENYNKEKV; encoded by the coding sequence ATGGAAATCAAGACAAAAAACGATAGGCAAAGTGGGTTGACTGATAAAGTCTTGAAGCATTTCTATTTCAATGATGAACTTTCGTGTGCCGAGGTAAGCGAGCATTTGGATAGAAGTATACCTTTGGTAGCTAAATCTATCAGCGAACTGGTGGTAGATGGTTTTGTTGTTGAGCAAGGCTATGCACAATCGAGCGGTGGCCGCAGGCCGTTAAAGTATAGCATCAAAGCCGATGCACTTTATATTGTAGCCGTGGCTATGGATCAGCTGTCGGTGCGTATTGGTTTATTTAACCTGTTGAACGAGCCGGTTGTGCCCGTACAATCGCACGAATTGAGATTACTCAATAATGATGTGGCGCTTAAAACGCTCATCAAATACATCAATAAATTCATTGATTCATCTGGCATTGCAAAAGAGAAAATTGCAGGTATAGGTATTGGTATGCCGGGCTTTATCAATATCAGCGAAGGTATTAATTACACCTATCTTGATGCCGGGGGTAAAAACCTGCGCGAGTATATTGGCGAAGCTACAGACCTGCCCGTTTTTATCGATAACGACTCGAGCTTAATTGCCCTGGCCGAACAACGTTTTGGTGCTGCCAAAGCTCAGAAAGAAGTTATGGTAATTAACCTGGGCTGGGGTATAGGTTTGGGCATGATCATCAATGGAAAACTTTTCCGCGGTCACGATGGCTTCGCGGGTGAGTTAAGCCACATTCCGTTATCGGAAGATGGCGCATTATGTAGCTGCGGTAAGCAAGGTTGTTTGGAAGCAGAAGCTTCGATGCTGGCAGTTGCAGAGAAAGCTATTGCAGGTATTAAAGAAGGTAAGATCTCGAGCCTGCAACACATTGTTGAAGACCATGATAAACTGGCCGGTGATGCCATTATGGATGCCGCCAATAACGGCGATCATTTTGCGATAGACCTGCTTTCGGAAGCAGGGTATAAGATCGGTAAAGCACTGGCTATCCTCACCCACATCATGAACCCACAGACTATTGTATTGAGCGGTCGTGGTGCAAGGGTAGGGAAAATTTTACTGGCACCCATTCAGCAGGCCATGAATAAATATTGCATTCCGCGTTTGGTGAGCAATACAAGGCTTAAAGTTTCCGAACTCGGTTTCGATGCCGAACTGGTTGGTGCAGCGGTGCTGGTTATGGAAAATTACAATAAAGAAAAAGTATAA
- the nagB gene encoding glucosamine-6-phosphate deaminase, whose product MARLNLLEETRYEKLPVTVYPNQQIASVQVAKRIADLIKSRQASGGKTVLGLATGVTPIKVYAELIRLHKEEGLSFKNVITFNLDEYYPMQPTAAQSYVTFMNENLFDHIDIEKANVHIPDGTLGTTEEVAAFCLNYEKQITDLGGLDMQILGIGRTGHIGFNEPGSAPNSGTRLVTLDDLTRSDAARDFGGKQNVPTKAITMGVGTIFKAREIILMAWSQKKAPIIKKAVEGEISGEVPATYLQLSDHVEFVLDEGAASELTRFDTPWLVKDCVWTNTLKKKAVIWLATTVKKPILKLTEDDYNNNGMAQLAVEQGPVYNINIDIFNQIQHTITGWPGGKPNADDSQRPERANPAKKRSIVFSPHPDDDVISMGGTFIRLVDQGHDVHVAYQTSGNTAVWDDDVLRYVEFAIDFEESRGGDSTELKKTYDDMRTFLESKQPNQIDTQEIRNVKGFIRKSEAISGARYAGVPDENIHFMALPFYETGKTQKNSVGEEDILLTMELLQKVKPHQVFAAGDFADPHGTHLVCFNIILAALQRLAKTEDWVKDCWMWLYRGAWFEFETYEIEMAVPLSPQEVLRKRNAIFKHQSQKDRPVFPGDDAREFWVRAEDRNAETARCYNELGLAEYAAMEAFVRYKFL is encoded by the coding sequence ATGGCACGTTTAAATCTTCTGGAAGAAACCCGGTACGAGAAATTACCGGTAACGGTATACCCTAACCAGCAAATTGCTTCGGTACAGGTAGCCAAACGTATTGCTGACCTGATTAAAAGCCGCCAGGCAAGCGGTGGTAAAACAGTTCTGGGCTTAGCAACCGGTGTTACCCCAATAAAGGTGTATGCCGAACTGATACGTTTACACAAAGAAGAAGGCCTGAGCTTTAAAAACGTAATCACCTTTAACCTGGACGAGTACTACCCTATGCAGCCAACTGCCGCACAGAGCTACGTAACGTTCATGAACGAAAACCTGTTCGATCATATCGATATCGAGAAAGCTAACGTACACATCCCCGATGGTACATTAGGTACTACCGAAGAGGTTGCCGCTTTTTGCTTAAACTACGAAAAGCAAATTACCGATCTGGGCGGTTTGGATATGCAAATTCTGGGTATCGGTCGTACCGGCCACATCGGTTTTAACGAGCCGGGTTCGGCACCAAACTCGGGTACCCGTCTGGTAACGCTGGATGACCTGACCCGCAGTGATGCTGCCCGCGATTTTGGTGGTAAACAAAACGTGCCAACCAAAGCCATTACCATGGGTGTGGGTACTATCTTCAAAGCCCGCGAAATTATCCTGATGGCCTGGAGCCAAAAGAAAGCGCCGATTATCAAAAAAGCAGTTGAAGGCGAAATCTCTGGCGAAGTACCTGCTACGTACCTGCAATTGTCTGACCACGTAGAATTTGTGCTTGATGAAGGTGCTGCATCAGAATTAACCCGTTTTGATACGCCGTGGTTGGTTAAAGATTGCGTGTGGACCAATACCCTGAAAAAGAAAGCAGTGATCTGGCTGGCCACAACCGTTAAAAAACCAATCCTGAAGTTAACTGAAGATGATTATAACAATAACGGCATGGCGCAACTGGCAGTAGAGCAAGGCCCGGTTTATAACATCAACATCGATATTTTTAACCAGATCCAACACACCATTACCGGCTGGCCGGGTGGTAAGCCCAATGCGGACGACTCACAACGCCCGGAAAGAGCTAACCCAGCCAAAAAACGTTCGATCGTATTTTCTCCGCATCCTGATGATGATGTGATCTCAATGGGTGGTACATTCATTCGTTTGGTAGATCAGGGGCATGATGTGCACGTAGCCTACCAAACATCTGGTAACACTGCTGTTTGGGATGATGATGTTTTACGTTATGTAGAATTTGCCATCGATTTTGAAGAGAGCCGCGGCGGTGACAGTACTGAACTGAAAAAGACTTACGATGATATGCGCACCTTCCTGGAGTCTAAACAACCGAACCAGATTGATACGCAGGAGATTCGCAACGTAAAAGGTTTCATCCGTAAATCTGAGGCTATCTCTGGTGCCCGTTACGCCGGTGTGCCTGATGAGAATATCCACTTTATGGCCTTGCCTTTCTACGAAACCGGCAAAACCCAGAAGAACTCAGTTGGTGAAGAAGATATCCTGCTAACGATGGAATTACTGCAAAAAGTAAAACCTCACCAGGTATTTGCCGCAGGCGATTTTGCCGACCCGCATGGAACACACTTAGTTTGCTTTAACATTATCCTGGCTGCATTACAACGTTTGGCTAAGACCGAAGATTGGGTTAAAGATTGCTGGATGTGGTTATACCGCGGTGCCTGGTTTGAGTTTGAAACCTATGAAATTGAAATGGCGGTGCCGCTTTCTCCACAGGAAGTATTGCGCAAACGTAACGCTATTTTCAAACACCAATCACAAAAAGACAGGCCGGTTTTCCCTGGCGACGATGCCCGCGAATTTTGGGTACGTGCCGAAGACCGTAACGCAGAAACAGCACGTTGCTACAACGAACTTGGCTTAGCCGAATACGCTGCAATGGAAGCATTTGTGCGGTATAAATTCTTGTAA
- a CDS encoding M16 family metallopeptidase: MNFNKRYIYAAMVLFVAANSSFAQVKHKPVVSPKEKPAAAALKEKGEPIPVDKAVIIGHLPNGLTYYIRKNTEPKNRAELYLVNKVGSVLENDPQQGLAHFTEHMAFNGTRDFPKNQLVDYLQKSGVKFGADLNAYTSFDETVFQLPLPTDSVKLFEKGFAILANWAGYVSFDTDEINSERGVVLEEERLRGKNAQQRLQQQWLPVVLNNSRYAQRLPIGKVDILNNFKPETIKSFYHDWYRPDLQAVVVVGDFDPKRVEQLIKDNFSALKNPANERARTKYTVPYEAGTKVKIATDKEFPYTMAQIFIKHPKDNDKTTAGYMQGIRTEIFNQMLNNRLGELTQKADPPFLFGQVSYSGFLGNQDALTELAVAKSGDQLKTAIDAVLNETERARKFGFTESEFTRAKEATMVAMENAWKERDKTKSSSFVGEYQRNFLEAEPIPGIDWEYNFYKDNIDKIKLSDINALAGKFISDQNRDIIIMAPEKEKANLPSEATVLSWVNTAGKGVTAYVDNVSNKPLLATPPVAGKVTDERKDALINATTLTLSNGVKVILKPTDFKNDEILITGYSMGGTSLAPDADFISDNMADNIVGSSGIADFNQIQLGKMLAGKNVSVSPYINETTQGISGSASPKDFETALQLIYLYFTQPRKDADIWASTITQTKSVLANRSLDPQSVFADTVAATLSRGNFRRITPTAAQLDKASLDKAYAFYKSRFADASGFTFTLVGNFDVQQIKPLLEQYLGGLPSTNSHETFKDLGIRAPEGLVTKTVHKGIGDKSVVQLVFSGNYDYNESNNLQVDALEEVLNIKLIERLREKESGVYSPRVSAAYSKIPVGRYNFTVSFSCAPVNVDKLIAATMEEIAKIKSDGAQKVDVEKFAAEEKRSTEVQLKENSFWIGHLSGSSETGTNPDLVLDHIKNLDQVTPQTVKDAANKYLSGTNLIKLILYPEKNSQAGK, encoded by the coding sequence ATGAATTTTAATAAGAGGTACATATATGCAGCAATGGTGCTGTTTGTGGCTGCCAACAGCTCATTTGCCCAGGTAAAACACAAACCCGTTGTATCGCCGAAAGAGAAACCGGCGGCGGCAGCTTTAAAAGAAAAAGGTGAACCTATCCCGGTTGATAAGGCAGTAATAATCGGTCATTTACCTAATGGCTTAACCTATTACATCCGCAAAAATACGGAGCCTAAGAACCGTGCCGAGCTTTACCTGGTAAACAAGGTGGGTTCTGTATTGGAGAACGACCCGCAGCAAGGCCTTGCGCACTTTACCGAGCACATGGCCTTTAACGGTACCCGCGATTTTCCTAAGAATCAGTTGGTAGATTATCTGCAAAAATCGGGTGTGAAATTTGGAGCCGATTTAAATGCTTATACCTCTTTCGATGAAACGGTATTTCAATTGCCATTGCCTACAGATAGTGTTAAACTGTTCGAAAAAGGGTTTGCCATTTTGGCTAACTGGGCTGGTTACGTAAGTTTTGATACTGACGAAATTAATAGCGAACGTGGCGTGGTTCTGGAAGAAGAACGCCTGCGGGGTAAAAATGCCCAGCAGCGTTTACAGCAACAATGGTTGCCTGTTGTATTAAACAATTCGCGCTATGCACAGCGTTTACCGATTGGTAAGGTAGATATCCTCAACAACTTTAAGCCCGAAACCATTAAGAGCTTTTACCACGACTGGTACCGCCCTGATTTGCAGGCAGTAGTTGTTGTGGGCGATTTCGACCCAAAACGTGTTGAGCAACTGATAAAAGATAATTTCTCAGCCCTGAAAAATCCGGCTAACGAGCGTGCACGCACCAAGTACACTGTACCTTATGAGGCTGGTACCAAAGTGAAAATTGCTACCGATAAGGAGTTTCCTTATACCATGGCGCAGATCTTCATCAAACATCCAAAAGATAACGATAAAACCACAGCCGGTTATATGCAGGGCATCCGCACCGAGATATTTAACCAGATGCTGAATAACCGCTTGGGCGAATTAACCCAAAAGGCCGATCCGCCGTTCTTGTTCGGTCAGGTGAGTTATAGTGGTTTTTTGGGTAACCAGGATGCATTGACCGAGCTTGCTGTAGCCAAATCAGGCGACCAATTAAAAACTGCTATCGATGCTGTGTTAAATGAAACTGAACGTGCCCGCAAATTCGGCTTTACCGAAAGCGAGTTTACCCGTGCTAAAGAAGCTACTATGGTAGCCATGGAAAACGCCTGGAAAGAACGTGATAAAACTAAATCTTCGTCTTTTGTAGGTGAGTATCAGCGTAACTTCCTCGAGGCTGAGCCAATTCCGGGTATCGACTGGGAGTATAACTTCTATAAAGACAACATCGATAAAATTAAGCTGAGCGATATTAACGCATTGGCCGGTAAGTTTATCAGCGACCAGAACCGTGATATTATCATCATGGCCCCTGAGAAAGAGAAAGCCAATTTACCAAGCGAAGCTACCGTATTAAGCTGGGTGAATACTGCCGGTAAAGGTGTTACTGCTTATGTTGATAATGTAAGCAACAAACCATTGTTGGCTACACCTCCTGTTGCCGGTAAAGTTACAGATGAGCGAAAAGATGCGCTGATTAATGCTACTACGTTAACCCTGTCAAACGGTGTTAAGGTGATTTTGAAGCCTACCGATTTTAAGAACGACGAGATTCTGATTACCGGTTACAGCATGGGTGGAACATCATTGGCGCCTGATGCTGATTTTATTTCGGACAACATGGCTGATAATATTGTAGGCAGCAGCGGTATTGCCGATTTTAACCAGATCCAGTTAGGTAAAATGCTGGCAGGTAAAAATGTAAGCGTATCGCCATATATTAATGAAACTACACAGGGTATTTCGGGCAGTGCATCGCCAAAAGATTTTGAGACGGCCTTGCAATTAATCTACCTGTACTTTACCCAACCACGTAAGGATGCTGATATCTGGGCTTCTACCATAACACAAACTAAATCGGTATTAGCTAACCGCAGCCTCGATCCGCAGAGTGTTTTTGCCGATACCGTTGCAGCTACTTTGAGCAGAGGTAACTTTAGAAGGATTACACCTACTGCAGCACAATTGGATAAAGCCAGCCTTGATAAAGCTTATGCTTTTTACAAAAGCCGTTTTGCCGATGCCAGCGGGTTTACCTTTACCCTGGTAGGTAATTTTGATGTACAGCAGATTAAACCTTTGTTAGAGCAATATCTGGGCGGCCTGCCATCAACCAATAGCCACGAAACATTTAAAGATCTGGGCATCCGCGCACCGGAAGGTTTGGTTACCAAAACCGTACATAAAGGCATTGGCGATAAAAGCGTAGTGCAGCTGGTATTTAGCGGCAACTATGATTATAACGAAAGCAATAACCTGCAGGTAGATGCACTTGAAGAAGTGCTGAACATAAAACTGATTGAACGCCTGCGCGAGAAAGAAAGTGGTGTATACTCACCACGTGTTAGTGCAGCTTACAGCAAAATACCGGTTGGCCGTTACAACTTTACAGTGAGTTTTAGCTGCGCACCGGTTAATGTGGATAAGCTGATTGCGGCAACAATGGAAGAGATTGCCAAAATTAAAAGTGATGGCGCTCAAAAGGTTGACGTTGAGAAATTTGCTGCCGAAGAAAAACGCTCGACCGAAGTGCAGTTAAAAGAGAACAGCTTCTGGATCGGTCATTTAAGTGGTTCATCAGAAACAGGCACCAACCCCGATCTGGTTTTAGATCACATTAAAAACCTGGACCAGGTAACCCCACAAACGGTTAAAGATGCCGCTAACAAATACCTGAGCGGTACCAATTTGATTAAATTGATTTTATATCCTGAGAAAAATAGTCAGGCTGGAAAATAA